In Nitrosophilus labii, the following proteins share a genomic window:
- a CDS encoding patatin-like phospholipase family protein, whose translation MKKTVSLVLGSGGARGYAHIGAIEEIVKRGYKIEAVSGSSMGALVGGLYACGKLNDYKEWVLTLDFLDVIKLLDISFAPSGLIKGDRVFEKLESIIGDTLIEELKIPYTAVATELLTQKEVWFQKGKLIDAIRASIAIPTFFTPHKLDKRVYVDGGIVNPLPIAPIMSQISDITIAVNLNSNRPPVKNIKLTTKEKKETEEAKNIFQQLLKNAEKKFSQIKKSEEEITYLSVISRSIDTMQNILTNYKIAGYRPDILIEIPKDCAMFYEFHRAKELIRLGQKLAKEALDEYES comes from the coding sequence ATGAAGAAAACTGTCTCTTTAGTTTTAGGTAGTGGTGGAGCTAGAGGATATGCCCATATAGGAGCCATTGAAGAGATAGTAAAAAGAGGATACAAGATTGAAGCTGTCAGTGGCTCATCCATGGGGGCTCTAGTAGGCGGATTGTACGCTTGTGGAAAACTTAACGATTACAAAGAGTGGGTTTTAACTTTAGATTTTTTAGATGTTATAAAACTTCTTGATATCTCATTTGCTCCGTCAGGACTTATAAAAGGTGATAGAGTTTTTGAAAAACTTGAATCCATAATAGGCGATACTTTGATAGAGGAGCTTAAAATCCCTTATACTGCAGTAGCAACTGAGCTTTTAACTCAAAAAGAGGTATGGTTTCAAAAAGGGAAATTGATAGATGCTATAAGAGCGTCAATAGCTATTCCTACTTTTTTTACACCCCATAAACTAGATAAAAGAGTATATGTGGATGGCGGTATAGTAAATCCGTTACCTATAGCCCCTATTATGAGCCAGATTAGTGATATAACGATAGCTGTCAATCTCAACAGTAACAGACCACCCGTAAAAAATATAAAACTGACCACAAAGGAAAAAAAAGAGACAGAAGAAGCAAAAAACATTTTCCAGCAGCTTCTAAAAAACGCAGAAAAGAAATTTTCTCAAATAAAAAAGAGTGAAGAGGAGATTACTTATCTCTCAGTTATTTCTAGATCAATAGATACAATGCAAAATATTTTGACAAATTACAAAATCGCGGGTTACAGACCCGACATACTCATAGAAATACCCAAGGACTGCGCAATGTTTTACGAATTTCATAGAGCAAAAGAACTCATAAGATTGGGACAAAAGCTTGCAAAAGAAGCCTTGGATGAATATGAGTCATAA
- a CDS encoding transposase, whose product MVKNNLILKEGTIVDTTLIHASEPTRKEDKEKKVVSNKVADSDATYTSKRGRKYHGFKMHIASDTNGIIKEVITTTAKESDIKQLDRLTENEKSFYKKRDIWWY is encoded by the coding sequence ATGGTAAAAAACAACTTAATCCTCAAAGAGGGTACTATCGTAGATACTACTTTGATACATGCAAGCGAGCCAACAAGAAAAGAAGATAAAGAGAAAAAAGTAGTATCAAACAAAGTAGCAGATAGCGATGCGACATATACTTCAAAAAGAGGGAGAAAATATCACGGATTTAAAATGCATATAGCAAGTGATACAAATGGGATAATAAAAGAGGTAATAACCACTACGGCAAAAGAGTCAGATATAAAACAGTTAGATAGACTAACAGAGAACGAAAAAAGCTTTTATAAAAAAAGGGATATTTGGTGGTATTAG
- a CDS encoding integrase core domain-containing protein produces MRSDNGSEFTAKALIHWLTKHNIGPAFIKPGSPWQKAYVESFNGKFIDESLNREWFANRKDAQVIIEQWRNTTIMNGHTVH; encoded by the coding sequence ATACGTTCTGACAATGGTTCGGAATTTACAGCAAAAGCTCTTATTCACTGGCTTACAAAACACAATATCGGCCCAGCTTTCATCAAACCTGGATCTCCCTGGCAAAAAGCCTATGTAGAAAGCTTCAATGGAAAATTCATAGATGAAAGCTTAAATAGAGAGTGGTTCGCAAACAGAAAAGATGCCCAGGTTATCATTGAACAGTGGCGGAATACTACAATAATGAATGGCCACACAGTTCATTGA
- a CDS encoding transposase has translation MKKRFSEEKVVKILQEVQKADTQREVIRKYNISEQTFYKWKRMYGGMSVSEIKRLKEPEKENAKLKNFYQSKTSDRYSKQVYDLVWKTIIYTF, from the coding sequence ATGAAGAAAAGATTCAGTGAAGAGAAGGTTGTAAAAATATTACAAGAGGTTCAAAAAGCAGATACCCAAAGAGAAGTTATTCGCAAATATAATATAAGTGAGCAGACATTTTACAAATGGAAACGTATGTATGGCGGGATGAGCGTAAGTGAAATAAAAAGACTTAAAGAGCCTGAAAAAGAGAATGCCAAGCTCAAAAACTTCTATCAGAGCAAAACATCTGATCGATACTCTAAGCAGGTTTATGACCTTGTATGGAAGACCATAATTTATACGTTCTGA
- a CDS encoding transposase — protein sequence MVFPKRHHRKICSTNVLERFNKEVKHCTKVTRAFPCDESVLRLLVLLRLRLMPSSWIKKHLVRKSGTRGKCC from the coding sequence CTGGTCTTTCCAAAGCGCCATCACCGCAAGATCTGCTCCACCAATGTATTGGAGCGGTTTAACAAGGAGGTCAAGCACTGCACCAAAGTCACCAGAGCGTTTCCCTGCGACGAATCGGTACTGCGTTTACTAGTACTACTGCGGTTGAGACTAATGCCAAGTAGCTGGATAAAAAAACATCTAGTAAGAAAATCTGGAACTAGAGGAAAGTGTTGTTGA